A window from Sinanaerobacter sp. ZZT-01 encodes these proteins:
- a CDS encoding TrkH family potassium uptake protein: protein MKPDSKVTGSQLILGYLGIILILIGISVLLPLLVLLAYPEEIGDAKYFILPGVSCLFFGYLLSFLVRSGEKTPLNPGQSAFIVTSSWLLAILASGMPFFITGQYNFTQAMFESTSGWSTTGLSVVDVENTSHIFLMHRSLMLFFGGIGLVLIMVSVLKDASGMRLYQAEGHSDKLLPNLIQSSRLILSIYTGYIAAGTVLYMLFGMDWFDAVNHAIAAVATGGFSTKSESIGYFNSVPIEIVSIILMFLGSTNFVASLYIFRGKFRNFFRYCELRFTFFLFLFSTSLFAFFLWRKQDYPILQSFRVAAFQAVSAFSTTGFQTVPSFAVWSSALSLPLILLMIIGGEAGSTAGGVKQFRIWVFLKGIYWSLRDTFYSDRIVRVNYVKKPDTDEVIGNKQRAEIGSFLFLYLLIMLTGTLILCAYGYPLKESLFEISSAMGGVGLSCGITSYSASTSILWVLMCGMFIGRLEIYVVAISVIHLLTAPKIAYTKMNRRIWR, encoded by the coding sequence ATGAAACCAGATTCTAAAGTGACCGGAAGCCAGCTGATTCTTGGCTATTTGGGCATTATCTTAATATTGATCGGCATTTCTGTACTGCTTCCTCTTCTTGTACTCTTGGCTTATCCGGAGGAAATCGGTGATGCAAAATATTTTATTCTGCCAGGCGTCAGCTGTTTATTTTTTGGGTATCTTCTGAGCTTTTTAGTTAGAAGCGGTGAAAAAACACCCCTAAATCCCGGACAGAGTGCGTTTATCGTCACTTCGTCGTGGCTTTTGGCAATCTTAGCATCGGGAATGCCCTTTTTTATTACCGGCCAATACAATTTTACTCAGGCAATGTTTGAATCCACCAGTGGCTGGAGTACGACAGGGCTTTCTGTTGTTGATGTTGAAAATACTTCACATATCTTTCTGATGCATCGAAGTCTCATGCTCTTTTTCGGAGGTATCGGATTGGTATTAATTATGGTTTCTGTTTTAAAAGATGCATCGGGAATGCGATTGTATCAAGCAGAAGGCCATTCGGATAAACTGCTCCCTAACTTGATTCAATCTTCCAGATTAATCCTATCCATATACACCGGATATATTGCGGCAGGAACTGTTTTATATATGCTCTTTGGAATGGATTGGTTTGATGCTGTAAATCATGCAATTGCAGCCGTTGCAACAGGAGGGTTCTCCACCAAATCGGAAAGCATCGGCTATTTTAACAGCGTGCCGATTGAAATTGTCTCCATTATTTTAATGTTTTTAGGCTCTACTAATTTCGTTGCGAGCCTTTATATATTCCGTGGCAAGTTCCGCAATTTTTTTCGTTATTGTGAGCTTCGCTTTACCTTTTTTCTTTTTCTTTTTTCAACCTCGCTTTTCGCCTTCTTCCTTTGGAGAAAACAGGATTATCCGATCTTACAAAGTTTCAGAGTTGCCGCTTTTCAAGCCGTATCTGCTTTTAGTACGACTGGCTTTCAGACCGTTCCTTCTTTTGCAGTCTGGTCAAGTGCCTTATCGCTGCCTCTGATCCTGCTTATGATCATTGGCGGAGAAGCCGGATCAACCGCAGGCGGCGTGAAACAGTTCCGTATATGGGTCTTTCTAAAAGGAATCTATTGGAGTCTTCGCGACACCTTTTATAGTGATAGAATTGTTCGTGTTAATTACGTGAAAAAGCCGGATACCGATGAAGTGATCGGCAATAAGCAGCGAGCGGAAATTGGCAGCTTTTTGTTCCTCTATCTTCTAATCATGCTGACCGGAACATTAATCCTATGTGCTTACGGGTATCCTTTAAAGGAATCTCTGTTCGAAATTTCCTCTGCAATGGGAGGTGTCGGTCTTTCTTGTGGAATTACATCTTATTCCGCCAGCACTTCCATACTTTGGGTGTTAATGTGTGGTATGTTTATCGGCCGATTAGAAATTTATGTTGTCGCCATATCTGTCATACATTTGCTTACTGCTCCGAAAATCGCTTATACTAAGATGAACCGTAGAATCTGGAGGTAA
- a CDS encoding potassium channel family protein produces the protein MFGTKNKSILIAGCGRLGGSIAGSLSEQGYKVTVIDPDKEAFRKLPPAFSGFQIIGDATDLDTLVKAGIKDTDILMATADRDNVNLMIAQIGNVIYEVKQVYIRLYDMEKQQLVEGLHIYPIFPAKLSIQEFERLSTIDIKEELL, from the coding sequence ATGTTTGGAACAAAAAATAAAAGTATATTAATTGCCGGATGCGGCCGGTTGGGCGGAAGTATCGCAGGATCACTGTCAGAACAGGGCTATAAGGTAACTGTAATCGACCCTGATAAAGAAGCATTTCGAAAGCTTCCTCCTGCATTTTCCGGCTTTCAGATAATTGGTGATGCGACAGATTTAGATACACTTGTAAAAGCCGGTATCAAAGATACCGATATTTTAATGGCGACAGCAGATCGAGATAATGTAAATCTGATGATTGCACAAATCGGCAATGTCATATATGAAGTCAAACAGGTCTATATCCGCCTTTATGATATGGAAAAACAACAGCTGGTAGAAGGCCTTCATATCTACCCTATTTTTCCCGCAAAGCTTTCGATTCAGGAATTTGAACGTCTCAGTACAATTGATATCAAGGAGGAACTTCTATGA
- a CDS encoding response regulator transcription factor, producing the protein MTSQKKNSNALSDTILIIEDDKSIARFLTVSLETNGYKTLCADTGISGISHYFSANPALILLDLGLPDIDGFEVLSQIREKSDTPVIIVSARDQEFDKVNALDNGADDYITKPFFIGELLARVRVALRKRQPKAAEDIFQLDEFQLDYKRRKVFVNGNEVHLTPIEYRLLHLLVSHSGQVLTHAYIIKNIWGYEEQEDSQSLRVFMANLRRKIEKNTASPRYLLTEMGVGYRFVDE; encoded by the coding sequence ATGACTTCACAGAAAAAAAATTCAAATGCACTTTCTGATACCATTTTGATTATTGAAGATGATAAAAGTATTGCAAGATTTCTTACCGTTTCATTGGAGACAAATGGTTATAAGACACTTTGCGCTGATACAGGCATTTCTGGTATCTCTCATTATTTCTCTGCAAATCCCGCTTTAATCCTTCTTGATTTAGGTCTGCCTGACATCGACGGATTTGAAGTCTTATCACAGATTCGAGAAAAGTCTGATACCCCAGTTATCATCGTTTCAGCAAGAGATCAAGAATTTGATAAGGTCAACGCTTTGGACAACGGAGCAGACGATTATATCACAAAGCCGTTTTTCATTGGTGAACTTCTCGCAAGAGTCAGGGTTGCATTAAGAAAAAGGCAGCCAAAGGCTGCCGAAGATATCTTTCAGTTGGATGAATTTCAATTGGATTATAAACGAAGAAAGGTATTTGTCAACGGAAATGAGGTGCATTTGACTCCCATCGAATATCGATTGCTCCATCTGCTTGTATCACATTCCGGGCAGGTGCTGACACATGCCTATATCATAAAAAATATATGGGGATATGAAGAGCAGGAGGACTCACAGTCTCTCCGTGTATTTATGGCCAATCTCCGTCGTAAAATCGAAAAAAACACCGCCTCTCCCCGCTACCTTCTTACAGAAATGGGAGTAGGCTACCGTTTTGTAGATGAATGA
- a CDS encoding thioredoxin domain-containing protein — translation MTNNNPNQLINEKSPYLLQHAYNPVNWYPWCDEAFEKAKKEDKPIFLSIGYSTCHWCHVMAHESFEDEEVAKLLNRDYICIKVDKEERPDVDAVYMTVCQALTGSGGWPLTIVMTPEQKPFFAGTYFPKQQRYQMMGLFEILTELTKHWKERRDSVEESASKIVKALKDESNSAPTFHRGFNVIHKTDEKKIKEIFQRGKTTFAQNFDEKYGGFGHSPKFPTPHNLMFLLRYHHYEKDETALYMVQKTLKQMYLGGIFDHIGYGFARYSTDDQWLVPHFEKMLYDNALLVIAYLEAYQVYKIDLYRQIAEKVLRYVMREMTSADGGFYSAQDADSEGVEGKYYVFSPGEMRKVLGEAEGNQFNHFFDIREKPNFEEGNIPNLIQNPIFEDDNISFDSKMEENIQKIYRYRLKRTYLHKDDKILTSWNALMLVAFTKAYGVLGKDEYLKTAQACQEFLEKELIGQEEDKLLIRYREGHAAGRGTLEEYAFYIWALTSFYEVTFDTNYLDRAIKLCHSMIDLFWDDKAGGFFLTAKDAEDLIYRPKETYDGAIPSGNSVAAYVLVKLKKMTGSTVIQEICDRQLSFIKQKIEGYPSGYSFAMMALMMDTYPEGFLCENGVCS, via the coding sequence AAAATCTCCTTACCTTCTTCAGCACGCATACAATCCGGTAAACTGGTATCCGTGGTGCGATGAAGCGTTTGAAAAAGCAAAGAAAGAAGATAAGCCCATTTTTTTATCCATCGGCTATTCGACTTGTCACTGGTGCCATGTAATGGCGCATGAATCCTTCGAAGATGAGGAAGTGGCTAAGCTTTTAAACCGAGATTATATTTGTATAAAAGTGGACAAAGAGGAACGGCCGGATGTGGATGCAGTATATATGACGGTGTGTCAGGCATTGACAGGAAGCGGAGGTTGGCCGCTCACCATTGTGATGACACCGGAACAAAAACCGTTTTTTGCAGGTACCTATTTCCCAAAGCAACAGAGGTATCAGATGATGGGGCTGTTTGAAATTCTTACAGAATTGACGAAACATTGGAAGGAAAGAAGAGACAGTGTTGAGGAATCTGCATCGAAAATAGTAAAAGCACTCAAAGATGAATCAAATAGTGCCCCTACATTTCATCGAGGTTTTAATGTAATTCATAAAACAGATGAAAAAAAGATAAAAGAAATTTTTCAGCGTGGAAAAACGACTTTTGCTCAAAACTTTGATGAAAAATACGGTGGTTTTGGTCATAGCCCTAAGTTTCCGACTCCCCATAATTTAATGTTTCTGCTGCGGTACCATCACTACGAAAAAGACGAAACAGCTCTATACATGGTGCAAAAAACTTTAAAACAAATGTATCTAGGCGGAATATTTGACCATATCGGTTATGGATTTGCGCGCTACTCAACCGATGACCAATGGCTGGTTCCGCATTTTGAAAAAATGCTGTATGATAATGCTCTGCTTGTAATTGCATATTTAGAAGCATATCAGGTTTATAAAATTGATTTGTACCGTCAAATTGCAGAAAAGGTACTACGTTATGTAATGAGAGAAATGACAAGCGCAGACGGCGGATTTTACTCTGCACAGGATGCAGATAGTGAAGGAGTAGAAGGCAAATATTACGTTTTCAGTCCGGGAGAAATGAGAAAAGTTCTTGGTGAGGCGGAGGGGAATCAATTTAACCATTTTTTTGACATTCGGGAAAAACCGAATTTTGAAGAAGGGAACATTCCCAATTTGATCCAAAACCCAATTTTTGAAGATGATAATATATCCTTCGACTCTAAAATGGAAGAAAATATACAAAAAATATACCGTTATCGCCTGAAACGGACGTATCTGCATAAAGATGATAAAATTTTAACTTCGTGGAATGCATTGATGTTGGTTGCTTTCACTAAGGCATATGGTGTACTTGGAAAAGATGAATATTTAAAAACTGCGCAAGCGTGTCAGGAATTTTTAGAAAAAGAATTAATCGGTCAGGAAGAAGATAAGCTGCTGATTCGGTATCGAGAAGGACATGCAGCTGGGAGAGGAACTTTAGAAGAATATGCCTTTTATATCTGGGCTTTGACTAGCTTTTATGAAGTGACCTTTGATACCAACTACTTGGACCGAGCGATCAAACTTTGCCACAGTATGATTGACCTGTTTTGGGATGATAAGGCGGGTGGTTTTTTCTTAACGGCGAAAGATGCAGAAGATTTAATCTACAGACCAAAGGAAACCTATGACGGAGCCATTCCTTCCGGAAATTCCGTAGCTGCTTATGTTTTGGTAAAATTGAAGAAAATGACTGGAAGTACAGTAATACAGGAAATCTGCGATCGCCAGCTGTCGTTTATCAAGCAGAAAATAGAAGGGTACCCATCCGGATACAGCTTCGCAATGATGGCGCTTATGATGGATACCTATCCAGAAGGGTTTTTGTGTGAGAACGGTGTATGTTCCTAA
- a CDS encoding TrkA family potassium uptake protein — protein sequence MKIVIAEGKTKADFLIGSLLKKKHSLMVINEDRAFCDYLAQTHKIPILHGDSSKIYTLADAKIENYDILIALSAYDSDNLAICQAAKRLFHIKKTVAVVSNPKNVDVFKTLGVNTAISATYLLTQIIEQASTVDILLHTISIEHNKLVLTELLMDKHCPYQYRQLQEIPLPDRALICCVLRGNDMLPPQNELLLLPNDKLIFLSSPSAQDTIIATMTGRKTK from the coding sequence ATGAAAATTGTCATTGCGGAGGGCAAAACCAAAGCAGATTTTTTAATTGGTTCCCTTCTGAAAAAAAAGCATTCGTTAATGGTCATCAATGAAGACCGCGCATTTTGTGATTATCTTGCACAAACCCATAAAATTCCTATTCTTCATGGGGATTCCAGTAAAATTTATACACTTGCCGATGCAAAGATTGAAAATTATGATATCTTAATTGCGCTGTCCGCTTATGACTCTGATAACCTTGCTATTTGCCAGGCTGCAAAGCGGCTTTTTCATATTAAAAAGACAGTGGCTGTTGTATCTAATCCAAAAAATGTCGATGTATTTAAGACGCTGGGGGTAAATACTGCAATCAGTGCAACTTATCTGCTGACACAGATTATTGAGCAAGCTTCTACTGTGGACATTCTTCTTCACACCATTTCAATTGAGCATAACAAGCTGGTATTGACAGAACTTTTAATGGACAAGCATTGTCCTTACCAATATCGGCAGCTTCAAGAAATACCACTGCCGGACCGAGCACTCATTTGCTGTGTCCTACGAGGAAACGATATGCTCCCTCCGCAGAACGAACTTCTTTTACTGCCAAATGACAAGCTTATTTTTTTATCTTCACCGTCGGCACAAGATACCATAATCGCAACTATGACTGGAAGGAAAACAAAATGA
- a CDS encoding TrpB-like pyridoxal phosphate-dependent enzyme, translating into MKQSKIPHRFYLTEDQMPKQWYNLRADMKEQPEPMLNPATGKPAQAEDLYPVFCEKLAKQEMDGKTRYIDIPEEVQEMYKIYRPSPLVRAYQLERALGTPAKIYYKFEGNNTSGSHKLNSAIAQAYYAKEEGLKGLTTETGAGQWGTALSEACAYFDIPLTVYMVKTSYEQKPFRKTIMQTFDADVIPSPSMTTNAGRAILETNPNTSGSLGCAISEAVEKAVTTEGHRYVLGSVLNQVLLHQSIIGLETKQAMELLGEYPDIVIGCAGGGSNLGGLIAPFMQDKLMGKADPEILAIEPVSCPSFTRGKYAYDFCDTGKITPMAKMYTLGCGFIPSADHAGGLRYHGMSPILSKLYHDGYMKAKSVAQTKVFEVANLFAKYETILPAPESAHAILGAVEEALRCKETGEEKTILFGLTGTGYFDMTAYASYKDGSMKDYIPTDEDLQKGFDALPQI; encoded by the coding sequence ATGAAACAATCAAAAATTCCGCACAGATTTTATTTAACAGAGGATCAGATGCCGAAACAATGGTATAATTTACGTGCAGATATGAAAGAACAGCCAGAACCGATGCTGAATCCGGCGACTGGTAAACCTGCACAGGCTGAAGATCTTTATCCGGTGTTTTGTGAGAAGCTTGCAAAGCAGGAAATGGATGGGAAAACACGCTATATCGACATTCCCGAGGAAGTGCAGGAGATGTATAAAATTTACCGCCCGTCTCCGCTGGTTCGAGCTTATCAGTTGGAACGGGCATTGGGGACCCCTGCTAAAATCTATTATAAGTTTGAGGGAAATAATACATCCGGCAGTCATAAATTAAATTCTGCGATTGCACAGGCTTACTATGCAAAAGAGGAAGGATTAAAGGGGCTGACCACAGAAACAGGAGCAGGACAGTGGGGCACGGCATTGTCAGAGGCCTGTGCGTATTTCGATATTCCGCTTACCGTATATATGGTAAAAACTTCTTATGAGCAGAAACCATTTCGAAAAACAATCATGCAGACCTTTGATGCAGATGTCATTCCAAGCCCAAGTATGACAACAAATGCAGGAAGAGCAATTCTTGAAACAAATCCGAATACGAGTGGAAGCCTAGGCTGTGCCATTTCCGAAGCAGTGGAAAAAGCGGTTACAACCGAAGGGCATCGATATGTATTAGGTTCCGTATTAAACCAAGTTTTGCTGCACCAATCGATCATTGGTTTAGAAACCAAGCAAGCGATGGAACTTTTGGGAGAGTATCCGGATATTGTAATAGGCTGTGCAGGTGGCGGCTCCAACTTAGGAGGATTAATTGCACCGTTTATGCAGGATAAGCTTATGGGTAAAGCAGATCCGGAAATTTTGGCGATTGAACCAGTTTCCTGCCCGTCATTTACCCGAGGAAAATATGCGTACGACTTCTGTGATACAGGTAAAATTACGCCGATGGCAAAAATGTATACATTGGGATGCGGCTTTATTCCTTCTGCCGATCATGCCGGAGGACTTCGTTATCATGGGATGTCTCCAATTCTTTCTAAGCTGTATCATGATGGCTATATGAAGGCAAAATCAGTAGCTCAGACGAAGGTATTTGAAGTGGCGAATCTGTTTGCGAAATATGAAACCATTTTGCCGGCGCCGGAGTCCGCACACGCCATCCTTGGAGCGGTTGAAGAAGCGTTGCGCTGTAAAGAAACCGGAGAAGAAAAGACAATTCTGTTTGGTCTGACCGGAACGGGTTATTTTGATATGACTGCGTATGCGTCCTATAAGGATGGGAGCATGAAAGACTATATTCCAACAGATGAGGATTTACAAAAAGGGTTTGATGCGCTTCCTCAAATTTAA
- a CDS encoding sensor histidine kinase yields the protein MNQSSYYHNLIELLKCILALVLATSAALSLESFGVNEINLILIYLIAILLTTLETKGYFWGTITCISSVFLFNFFFTQPKYTLEVSDPNYILSLFLFLCVSFIASTLVSRLQTHVGISRRNEHQTHLLYEISLGYLNISGTANIFEYTVKSLNELLDYPSIIYPVKNTSELKRPYCPEILSSKHIPENNTIALWCLTNVVPCGFDTSYFPASKWKYIPIKSNDSVFGIASFLCGKKDITHEEMVVIETILSQMALTMEREQMHKNQESIRMEMEKEQLQGNILRSISHDLRTPLTGIAGSTNLIMESFDQLDKKTILNLLADINTDANRLNQLTENLLSSTRIQEGKIQLSKQEEVVDDIIYEAFQRVEKNKKEHEISLQIPDTVITLSLDGKLIIQVLVNLLNNALIHTAPTSKIVLSVYRENNYIVFSVADNGGGIDQITLDNIFEPFTTTPGKNADSQHGMGLGLSICKSIINAHNGTLLAFNNEEGGATFRFMLPYQETVKNSYNASIFPVNKESYNENTDITNK from the coding sequence ATGAACCAAAGCTCATATTATCATAATCTTATTGAATTATTAAAATGCATTCTTGCTCTTGTATTAGCCACTTCAGCCGCCTTATCCCTAGAATCCTTTGGCGTAAATGAAATTAACCTCATTCTAATCTATCTCATCGCTATTTTATTGACTACACTTGAGACAAAAGGTTATTTTTGGGGTACGATTACGTGCATTTCCAGTGTATTTTTATTTAATTTTTTCTTTACACAGCCTAAATACACGCTTGAAGTATCTGATCCAAATTATATATTGAGCTTGTTTCTTTTTCTCTGTGTTTCATTCATTGCAAGTACCTTGGTAAGCCGTCTTCAAACGCATGTCGGCATCTCACGCCGTAATGAGCACCAGACACATCTGCTTTATGAAATCAGTTTAGGCTATTTGAATATTTCAGGTACTGCAAACATCTTTGAATACACTGTTAAAAGTTTAAATGAACTACTGGACTATCCTTCTATTATTTATCCGGTAAAAAACACCTCTGAATTAAAGCGCCCGTACTGTCCAGAGATTCTTTCTTCAAAACACATTCCGGAGAATAATACGATCGCACTTTGGTGTCTTACAAATGTTGTTCCATGCGGTTTTGATACATCGTATTTTCCTGCTTCAAAGTGGAAATACATTCCGATAAAAAGTAATGATTCTGTCTTTGGCATCGCTTCTTTTTTATGTGGAAAAAAAGATATTACACATGAAGAAATGGTTGTGATTGAAACTATTTTGTCACAGATGGCTCTGACAATGGAACGAGAACAAATGCATAAAAATCAAGAGTCCATCCGGATGGAGATGGAAAAGGAACAGCTCCAGGGAAATATTCTTCGCTCCATTTCTCATGACCTGAGAACACCCTTGACCGGGATTGCCGGCTCTACTAATCTCATAATGGAAAGCTTTGATCAGTTAGATAAAAAGACTATTTTAAACCTGCTTGCTGATATCAATACCGACGCAAACCGATTGAATCAGTTGACAGAAAATCTTCTCAGCTCTACACGGATTCAGGAAGGTAAAATACAACTTTCTAAGCAGGAAGAAGTTGTAGATGATATCATTTACGAAGCTTTTCAGCGTGTTGAAAAAAATAAGAAAGAGCATGAAATTTCACTTCAAATTCCAGATACGGTAATCACCCTTTCCCTTGATGGAAAGCTCATCATTCAAGTATTGGTCAATCTCTTAAACAATGCACTGATTCACACCGCACCGACGTCAAAAATCGTGCTGTCGGTATATCGAGAAAATAACTATATCGTTTTCTCGGTTGCAGACAACGGAGGAGGGATTGATCAGATAACTCTGGATAATATTTTTGAACCTTTTACTACAACTCCGGGAAAAAATGCGGATTCTCAGCACGGCATGGGGCTTGGTCTTTCCATATGCAAATCCATCATCAATGCACATAACGGAACCCTCCTTGCATTTAACAATGAGGAAGGCGGCGCAACGTTCCGGTTTATGCTCCCTTATCAAGAGACAGTAAAAAATAGTTATAACGCATCTATCTTTCCTGTAAATAAAGAAAGCTACAATGAAAACACAGATATAACCAACAAATAA
- a CDS encoding ABC-F family ATP-binding cassette domain-containing protein, with protein MIQVEKLSFGFPAKDLYKEVSFTLKMGEHAAFIGSNGTGKSTLVDMIIHPEQYLYDGKIIKDENCRIGYASQFAVRDKTQDCTVFEYLSERFVENQQATAAVCEEMAAAEDASSLFEKYQALLDAFEAMDGDHYVNNIRKQLYAAGMRELEETKLSQLSGGEYKLLQIMREMLLSQEFLVLDEPDVFLDFGNLNRLCQLINDYEGTVLVITHNRYLLNHCFNKILHLENGDIQEFDGNYTGYRSAQLKEKLKLKLQSIEEEEEIERTKNMVDIFRKRATLHDNPVVGSTANAKQAQLDRLRARQIKAPFIELREPKIELPAIEVKEKQPVLNISDYNVSFDETLLQNVNFELLAGEKAAIVGANATGKTTLMRDILKNNHPSIHIDETISYAYLSQLQGENLDETKTVYEVMENVGFETKESIREYLENYCLEGDTLKQKIGQLSGGEKNLLQIAMIANTNAELLILDEPTSHLDLYAQMALEKAISEYKGAVLMVSHDFYLVANCADYVLLIEGNTIRRLRARSFRKMVYDKYFDQKYLEIDKKKQELEADITAAFKKNDLITVEKLCSQLEELR; from the coding sequence ATGATTCAAGTAGAAAAACTTTCCTTTGGTTTTCCTGCAAAAGATTTATATAAAGAAGTTTCGTTCACATTAAAAATGGGAGAGCATGCAGCTTTTATCGGAAGCAATGGTACTGGGAAATCAACGCTTGTTGATATGATAATTCATCCGGAACAGTATTTGTACGATGGGAAGATTATAAAAGATGAAAACTGCCGTATTGGGTATGCCAGTCAGTTTGCCGTGAGAGATAAAACACAGGACTGCACGGTTTTTGAATATTTAAGTGAGAGATTTGTGGAAAATCAGCAAGCGACAGCTGCCGTGTGTGAAGAAATGGCAGCAGCTGAAGATGCGTCATCGTTATTCGAGAAATACCAGGCTCTTTTAGATGCCTTTGAGGCCATGGACGGAGATCACTATGTAAACAATATCCGCAAACAGCTATATGCAGCCGGTATGCGTGAATTAGAAGAAACAAAGTTATCGCAACTGAGTGGCGGAGAGTACAAGCTACTTCAGATTATGAGAGAAATGTTACTGTCTCAAGAGTTCCTCGTTTTGGACGAGCCGGATGTATTTCTGGATTTTGGGAACTTAAATCGACTCTGTCAGTTAATTAACGACTATGAGGGGACGGTATTAGTCATTACCCATAATCGATATTTGCTGAATCACTGCTTTAACAAAATTTTACATTTGGAAAACGGTGACATTCAGGAATTTGATGGAAATTATACAGGATATCGTTCAGCGCAGCTAAAGGAAAAGCTAAAACTGAAATTGCAGAGTATAGAAGAAGAAGAAGAAATTGAGCGTACGAAGAATATGGTTGATATTTTTCGTAAAAGAGCCACGCTGCATGACAATCCTGTTGTTGGGAGTACTGCAAATGCAAAGCAAGCACAGCTTGACCGTTTGCGTGCAAGGCAAATTAAGGCACCTTTTATTGAACTTCGTGAGCCGAAGATTGAACTTCCGGCGATTGAAGTTAAAGAAAAACAACCTGTTTTAAACATTTCAGATTATAATGTGTCGTTTGATGAAACTTTACTTCAAAATGTCAATTTTGAATTGCTCGCTGGCGAAAAAGCAGCCATTGTTGGCGCAAATGCTACAGGAAAAACGACTTTAATGCGTGATATCTTAAAGAATAACCATCCTTCCATTCATATCGACGAAACTATAAGCTATGCCTATTTATCTCAGCTTCAGGGTGAGAATTTAGATGAAACAAAAACGGTATACGAGGTTATGGAGAACGTAGGTTTTGAGACAAAGGAAAGTATTCGTGAGTATTTAGAAAACTATTGCTTGGAAGGAGATACCTTAAAGCAAAAAATAGGACAGCTATCCGGCGGGGAAAAGAATTTGCTCCAGATTGCGATGATTGCAAATACAAATGCAGAACTACTAATTTTGGATGAACCGACCAGTCATTTGGATCTTTATGCACAAATGGCCCTGGAAAAAGCCATTTCCGAATATAAAGGGGCTGTACTGATGGTAAGTCATGATTTCTATCTTGTCGCAAATTGTGCGGATTACGTTTTACTGATAGAAGGGAACACGATTCGGCGATTGCGCGCGCGTTCTTTTCGTAAAATGGTATATGATAAATATTTCGATCAGAAGTATTTAGAGATAGACAAGAAAAAACAAGAATTAGAAGCTGATATTACGGCAGCCTTTAAAAAGAACGATCTGATAACGGTAGAAAAACTTTGCAGTCAGTTAGAAGAACTTCGCTAA